From Aspergillus fumigatus Af293 chromosome 3, whole genome shotgun sequence, a single genomic window includes:
- a CDS encoding putative C2H2 zinc finger domain protein, with amino-acid sequence MNRLNNGHIIDDFNHEQDDIYTGPNAIWRFIHYTDPPTQTLGGHLAPAPTTNMAFTHSRNPFLAPVSPSSIGSTGAPAQSSGHEAGTNYNFEAPDLTNGNLIPPEVPLSQGDWAGQWPTMGTLDAMPVQLPSEPQDAFHSPLAKVNQLRNNLQLWDSLVLQALPELDYSQLVDLRSFVKAIFCKLDTSIQERLDLGASNIPSPRDRYLCKLCSQGNRKVYGTRGTFRRHVSLTHQAEQKYYCPACSFSTPRRDKFRGHLQVKHGSFALTLLNKGCLDSLARPCPPPKTCGLCPKQVNTWKRYFECIVKHCRLPGGSSPYTSASQSRRGSGNTGGDGTDFDGQQGFDPSGIDGSGFPSSSSAEGNNMDGGDYDFNNIGQQFSFHATSLSQRNTQDSIVADTVDEAEQSPPLAINAHARTGPNSVPNKDGPEHLSSVHSPTSLQGYHRTLNSTLKECSSASTKRKTSLDSFKQLSAARNAPHSTDSSGRSRIPNARSSPTDETPRKNRCPDLGKSCQIKCRICSHTMQSCTLCTASNGAERKCHLCAGKARQRSNKSRPWHHETYPDYAYIPGKSLTSTRNIGRELDLTSQVFEPEVFLQESRKELITCTKTIIPAIYSTSIFQYAISEVTKPLLALHNNLQIDCMGVCTDKLGGYGNRPFLPCNQGSHALGRPGTYNTRAARGLLNGHDVLTRSTILMSAMATHDCITLTEKPGTLSIASASYALDLSAWDTAADRKKKALDVPNGLAIAREQLPRFSTEVQLQLLDNELDSASPDLTDTTVILRRRSHMLQTRLRVIVKLLKLKTTVANVIELETPQADKLPTSEISPDYPGHIEFTVDLPIRDETLSLSQLWSMAISNAGMIVGGFASTALNIPNLNDGREDLQLLFMMLIHILMKFAEVPVRPVNTMLVE; translated from the exons ATGAATCGTCTGAACAATGGCCATATTATTGACGACTTCAATCACGAGCAAGACGATATATACACTGGCCCCAATGCCATCTGGCGTTTCATCCACTACACTGACCCTCCCACCCAGACACTTGGGGGCCATTTAGCTCCAGCTCCGACTACCAACATGGCTTTT ACTCATAGCCGAAATCCATTCTTGGCTCCGGTGTCTCCGTCCAGTATCGGCAGTACAGGGGCGCCAGCCCAGTCGTCCGGCCATGAGGCAGGAACAAACTACAACTTTGAGGCACCTGACTTGACTAACGGCAACTTGATTCCACCGGAAGTTCCGCTGTCACAGGGTGATTGGGCTGGCCAATGGCCAACTATGGGAACTCTCGATGCCATGCCTGTACAACTGCCTTCGGAGCCGCAAGACGCTTTCCACAGTCCGCTTGCGAAGGTAAATCAACTTAGAAACAATCTTCAATTGTGGGACTCATTAGTACTGCAAGCTCTGCCTGAACTCGATTATTCTCAGCTGGTCGACCTGAGAAGTTTCGTTAAAGCTATCTTCTGCAAGCTGGACACATCAATACAGGAGAGACTAGACCTAGGTGCTTCCAATATACCTTCTCCGCGAGATAGGTACCTTTGCAAGCTCTGCAGTCAAGGCAACCGGAAGGTGTATGGAACTCGTGGAACCTTTCGGCGGCATGTGAGCCTTACTCATCAAGCGGAGCAGAAGTACTATTGTCCTGCATGTTCGTTCAGTACACCTAGAAGGGACAAGTTCCGTGGCCACTTGCAAGTCAAACACGGTTCTTTTGCCCTTACCCTACTGAACAAGGGCTGCCTCGACAGCCTAGCCCGACCATGCCCACCTCCCAAAACTTGTGGACTTTGTCCAAAGCAAGTGAACACATGGAAGAGATATTTCGAGTGCATCGTGAAGCACTGCCGCCTACCTGGCGGAAGTTCTCCATACACCAGTGCAAGCCAGAGCAGACGGGGCAGCGGCAACACTGGCGGAGACGGGACAGACTTTGATGGCCAGCAGGGGTTTGACCCCAGCGGTATTGATGGATCAGGTTTTCcctcatcgtcttcagcTGAAGGAAACAACATGGATGGAGGCGACTATGACTTCAACAATATTGGCCAGCAATTCAGTTTCCATGCTACCAGTCTTTCTCAGCGCAATACACAAGACAGTATCGTTGCTGATACTGTTGACGAAGCCGAGCAAAGCCCCCCGCTCGCAATCAACGCTCATGCCCGTACTGGTCCCAACTCAGTACCGAACAAAGACGGTCCTGAGCATCTATCATCCGTCCATAGTCCAACAAGCTTACAAGGCTATCACCGCACCCTGAATTCGACTCTTAAAGAATGCTCATCAGCTTCTACCAAGAGAAAAACTAGCTTGGACAGCTTCAAGCAATTGTCTGCCGCCCGAAATGCACCACATTCAACGGATAGTTCTGGACGAAGTCGCATCCCAAATGCACGGTCAAGTCCAACTGATGAAACTCCTCGAAAAAACCGATGCCCTGATCTTGGGAAGTCTTGCCAGATAAAGTGCAGGATCTGCAGTCATACCATGCAGAGTTGCACTCTTTGTACAGCCTCCAATGGAGCTGAGCGGAAATGTCACCTTTGCGCAGGCAAGGCTCGCCAGCGAAGTAATAAGTCACGCCCCTGGCATCATGAAACATATCCCGATTATGCGTATATTCCTGGGAAATCTTTAACCTCAACCCGGAACATTGGTCGAGAGTTGGACTTGACTTCACAAGTCTTTGAGCCTGAAGTATTTTTGCAAGAGTCAAGGAAAGAGCTCATAACATGCACAAAGACCATCATTCCTGCCATTTATTCGACTTCTATCTTTCAATATGCTATTTCGGAGGTGACAAAGCCATTGTTGGCACTTCACAATAACTTACAAATCGACTGCATGGGTGTCTGTACTGACAAGCTTGGGGGTTATGGCAACCGGCCATTCCTGCCGTGCAATCAAGGCAGTCATGCACTTGGTCGTCCTGGCACTTATAACACAAGGGCAGCCCGGGGCTTGTTAAATGGACATGATGTCCTTACCCGTTCCACAATACTCATGTCGGCGATGGCTACCCACGATTGCATAACATTGACTGAGAAACCGGGCACTCTTTCGATAGCCTCCGCTTCGTATGCCCTTGACCTTTCGGCATGGGATA CCGCCGCTGAccggaaaaaaaaagcatTAGATGTCCCCAACGGCTTGGCCATAGCACGGGAGCAGTTGCCTCGATTCAGCACAGAGGTCCAGTTGCAGCTCCTTGACAACGAGCTTGATTCGGCAAGTCCGGACCTTACAGATACAACAGTAATATTGCGAAGGAGGTCACACATGCTTCAGACGAGACTCCGTGTTATCGTTAAGCTGCTCAAACTCAAAACGACGGTTGCGAATGTCATCGAGCTTGAAACACCACAAGCGGACAAACTTCCAACATCTGAGATTAGCCCAGACTATCCTGGTCACATTGAATTCACAGTCGATCTTCCTATCCGCGATGAGACTCTCTCGCTTTCCCAACTATGGAGTATGGCGATTAGCAACGCGGGAATGATTGTTGGAGGCTTCGCTTCCACGGCTCTCAATATCCCCAATTTGAATGATGGGAGGGAAGATCTTCAATTACTTTTCATGATGCTCATCCACATTCTGATGAAGTTCGCTGAAGTCCCGGTTCGTCCAGTCAATACAATGCTGGTTGAATGA
- a CDS encoding putative mitochondrial carrier protein (Rim2) produces MPLSATSHPSSAQAHLEARDSAATLGQDLMLQSRETGELLPQRTQPIMQDVDKKSQAKPFAHFVAGGIGGMTAATLTSPLDVLKTRLQSDFYQAQLKSLRAAHPLPPSNSLASLPRTAMMHFSETFQILRSIHVHEGWRALFKGLGPNLIGVVPARAINFYVYGNGKRILSDYFQYHDSKETPVGIHLTAAAIAGIATGTATNPIWLVKTRLQLDKSNAENGKGRQYKNSWDCIKQTMRHEGIRGLYKGLSASYLGVTESTLQWVMYEQMKMYLARREAAKRADPNHIYNVWDDVELWGGRICSAGMAKLIAAAATYPHEVVRTRLRQAPTVSVGDGKVQMKYTGLVQCFKTVWKEEGMVGLYGGLTPHLLRVVPSAAIMFGMYEVILRVFGTTS; encoded by the exons ATGCCTCTATCAGCCACTTCTCACCCCAGCTCTGCGCAGGCGCATCTGGAAGCAAGAGACTCTGCAGCGACTCTCGGTCAAGATCTAATGCTACAGTCAAGGGAGACTGGCGAACTTCTACCTCAACGGACGCAGCCTATTATGCAAGATGTTGACAAAAAGAGCCAAGCGAAGCCTTTCGCCCATTTTGTCGCTGGCGG AATTGGTGGAATGACCGCCGCGACTCTTACCTCTCCTCTTGATGTCCTGAAAACCCGGTTACAGTCGGACTTCTATCAAGCCCAGCTCAAATCTCTTCGGGCCGCTCACCCATTGCCACCATCTAACTCACTTGCTTCACTTCCACGGACCGCTATGATGCACTTTAGCGAAACGTTCCAGATCTTGCGCTCGATACATGTCCATGAGGGCTGGCGCGCACTGTTTAAGGGCCTTGGGCCCAATCTCATTGGCGTTGTTCCGGCGCGTGCCATTAACTTCTACGTTTATGGAAACGGAAAGCGGATACTCAGCGACTACTTTCAATATCACGATTCTAAGGAGACGCCCGTCGGGATCCATCTGACGGCGGCCGCCATAGCAGGAATCGCCACGGGAACGGCCACCAACCCAATCTGGCTGGTGAAGACACGCTTACAACTAGACAAGTCTAACGCCGAGAACGGCAAGGGCCGTCAGTATAAGAACAGCTGGGACTGTATCAAACAGACGATGCGCCACGAGGGCATTCGAGGCTTGTACAAGGGACTTTCTGCATCATACCTCGGTGTGACTGAGTCAACTCTGCAATGGGTGATGTACGAACAAATGAAGATGTACTTAGCCCGAAGGGAAGCAGCCAAGCGTGCTGATCCCAATCACATATACAATGTCTGGGACGATGTTGAGTTGTGGGGTGGTCGAATCTGCTCCGCGGGCATGGCGAAACTGATTGCTGCGGCCGCCACGTACCCCCACGAAGTTGTCCGAACGAGGCTGAGGCAAGCCCCCACTGTATCTGTGGGGGATGGCAAAGTTCAAATGAAATACACCGGTCTTGTGCAGTGCTTCAAGACTGtgtggaaggaggagggcaTGGTCGGATTGTATGGCGGTCTCACACCGCATTTGCTACGTGTGGTTCCATCAGCCGCCATCATGTTCGGAAT GTACGAGGTGATTCTGCGCGTTTTCGGAACGACTTCATAG
- a CDS encoding 60S ribosomal protein eL21 — MGHSHGLRSGTRYAFSRGFKEHGMIRLSTYLKTYRVGDIVDIKVNGAVQKGMPYKVYNGKTGVVYNVTKSSVGVIIYKVVGNRYIEKRINVRIEHVKHSRSREDFIKRVKENAAKKRQAKEQGIHLHLKRQPAMPREGHVVEGVAAETITPIPYDTHI; from the exons ATGGGTCACTCCCACGGTTTGAGATCGGGCACTCGC TATGCCTTCAGCCGCGGCTTCAAGGAGCACGGTATGATCCGTCTGTCGACCTACCTGAAGACCTACCG GGTTGGCGACATTGTGGATATCAAGGTCAACGGTGCCGTTCAGAAGGG TATGCCCTACAAGGTCTACAACGGTAAGACTGGTGTCGTCTACAACGTGACCAAGTCTTCCGTCGGTGTCATCATCTACAAGGTTGTCGGCAACCGCTACATTGAGAAGCGTATCAACGTCCGCATCGAGCACGTCAAGCACTCCCGCTCCCGTGAGGACTTCATCAAGCGTGTCAAGGAGAACGCCGCCAAGAAGCGCCAGGCCAAGGAGCAGGGCATCCACCTCCACCTGAAGAGACAGCCTGCCATGCCCCGTGAGGGCCACGTTGTCGAGGGTGTTGCCGCTGAGACCATCACCCCCATCCCTTACGACACCCACATCTAA
- a CDS encoding 40S ribosomal uS4 domain-containing protein, which yields MAPVPRVYSKTYKVPRRPFESARLDSELKIVGEYGLRNKREVWRVQLTLSKIRRAARELLTLDEKDPKRLFEGNALIRRLVRIGVLDESRMKLDYVLALRVEDFLERRLQTCVYKLGLAKSIHHARVLIKQRHIRVGKQIVNVPSYMVRLDSQKHIDFALTSPYGGGRPGRVQRKKAAAAAGGDGEEAEEDEE from the exons ATGGCCCCCGTCCC TCGCGTTTACTCCAAGACCTACAAGGTCCCTCGTCGTC CTTTCGAGTCCGCTCGTCT TGACTCGGAACTGAAGATTGTCGGCGAGTACGGCCTGCGCAACAAGCGTGAGGTGTGGCGTGTCCAGCTCACCCTTTCCAAGATCCGTCGTGCTGCTCG TGAGCTTCTCACCCTCGATGAGAAGGACCCCAAGCGTCTTTTCGAAGGTAACGCTTTGATTCGTCGTCTGGTCCGCATTGGTGTGCTCGATGAGTCCCGCATGAAGCTCGATTACGTCCTGGCCCTCCGTGTCGAGGACTTCCTGGAGCGTCGTCTGCAGACCTGTGTCTATAAGCTCGGACTTGCCAAGTCCATTCACCACGCTCGTGTCCTGATCAAGCAGCGTCACATCCG TGTCGGCAAGCAGATCGTCAACGTGCCTTCCTACATGGTTCGCCTTGACTCTCAGAAGCACATCGACTTCGCTCTCACTTCCCCCTACGGTGGTGGCCGCCCTGGCCGTGtccagcgcaagaaggccgctgccgctgctggtggtgacggtgaggaggctgaggaggacgaggagtaA
- a CDS encoding DOPA 4,5-dioxygenase family protein: protein MTDQFAFSYPSPLEGYENFEPLTDEKTEDGKSLKNPQHGILSKAYEEFPDPLAKGRRGGFDIHIYHFQNNPDQVAYARALHERIRREFPELRIYTFFDRPVGPHPVAMFEVNVFTPAQFGAFVPWLVINRGPLSVLIHPNTVDSEEERNHTQRATWLGERIPLDLRVFKLMKEAEKKKELEAVQDAGKL, encoded by the exons ATGACGGACCAATTTGCATTCTCATACCCGTCTCCACTCGAGGGCTATGAAAACTTCGAACCGCTGACAGA TGAAAAGACAGAGGATGGAAAGTCCCTCAAGAATCCCCAGCACGGAATCTTAAGTAAAGCATACGAGGAATTCCCTGACCCTCTCGCTAAAGGTCGCCGTGGAGGTTTTGATATCCATATCTATCATTTTCAG AATAATCCAGACCAGGTTGCATACGCCAGAGCTCTACATGAAAGAATCAGACGCGAAT TCCCTGAGCTTCGCATTTACACCTTCTTCGACAGACCAGTAGGACCTCATCCGGTCGCTATGTTCGAAGTCAACGTATTTACGCCCGCCCAGTTTGGTGCGTTTGTACCTTGGCTAGTTATCAATAGGGGACCGTTGAGTGTCTTAATCCACCCAAACACGGTCGATTCAGAGGAGGAACGAAATCATACGCAACGTGCTACATGGCTTGGAGAGAGAATTCCGTTAGATCTGCGGGTATTCAAGCTGATGAaagaggcggagaagaagaaagagttGGAGGCTGTGCAGGACGCTGGAAAATTATAA